The DNA segment ACTCAAGAAGGCCGGTTTCCTCCCCGCATATGTAGGCGCCGGCACCTATGTAGAGCTTCATATCAAGATCAAAACCGCTCAGGAGTATGTTTTTGCCCAGATAGCCGTGCTCATAAGCTTCCTCTATTGCCTGCTGTATTCTTCTGGCTCCGTAAGGCATCTCTCCCCTTATGTATATGTAAGCCTTGTGGGAGCGTATAGCGTAGCAGGCGATTATTATGCCCTCTATCATCTGGTGGGGATCTTTCTCCAGAATCTCCCTGTCCTTGAAGCTTCCGGGTTCGCTTTCATCGGCGTTGCAGCAGAGATAAACGGGTTTTTTGGAGTCGGGCGGGATGAAGCTCCACTTTATTCCCGCCGGAAAACCCGCCCCTCCCCTTCCACGGAGACCTGATTTCTTGACCGCGTCGGTTATCTCCCCTGGGGTCATTCCGAGGGCCTTTCTGAGCGCTGAATATCCACCCGAGGCCAGATATGACTCTACTGTATAGGAATCGGGCCTGTCGACATAATTTCTTATGACTCTTTGTTCGGGCATTTTCGAGTCCGGTTAAAGCAACTTCTCAATGGAAAAAAGGATAAGTACGGATAAATATTAAATGCGATTGCCGGAATTTTTTCAAGGAAAAATGGAAAAAATAAGGCCGGGCATAAAAAAGCCCCATGTTCACTGCTTCTAGCGAGCTTCTTCCTCAAGGAGAATGTCTGCGACATACTTGGCAAACGACATTGAAGAGGTAAAAGCGGGAGATATCGCGTTTAGCACATGAAAACTGTTCCCTTCCGTGCAGACAACATAGTCCATAACCAGCTTTTTCTCCTTCCAGTCCACAAGCTGTGAGCGGATGCCGATTTTCGCAGAGGAAATAAGGTCTCGGGGAGAAAGCCTGGGAACCAGCTTTCTGGCTTCAGAGTAAAAGTGGCGCCCCAGATATTTTTTCGCTTCGGAGAACGCATTTGCCCTGAAGCCGTTGTCGCTTATGAACATCGATGCGTTCCTGTAGAGAAAGCGGAACGACTCAAGTCCCAGATCCTCGAGAAATCCGTAGCTTTCCCTTCCCAGAACCGGCACGGCTGTAGGACCGATAAAGACCCGCCCCGAAGTGCTCCTCGTAAAGTGTACCCCCAGAAAGGGCATTCTCGGGTCGGGAACCGGGTAGATATTGCCGCGGACGAGGTATGAGCTTTTCTTCGTAAGTTCCCTGTAGGAACCCATAAAAGGAATGGATCTGTACATAAGACCCACTCCGAAGTGGCGCGCCACTACGTCTGCGTGGAGCCCGGCCGCGTTTATGAGTTTTCCGTAACTGATATTCCCCCCGCTTGTAGTGGCGACTTGCTCCTCCTTTTTCCCGGTAAAAGCCGTATCAAAAAGTACGCGTGCCTCTCCAGTTCCCGTAACCTTAGAGTAAAGAGCCTCGAGAACCCCCAGAGGATCAAACACGGACGTTGCCGGAGAATATATTGCTTTCTCAAACGTGGCGGCGTGCGGTTCTATCTCCGCAAGCTCTTTCTCATCAATAAGGTACGACTCCACGCCGTTTCTCTGCGCCCTCTGCTGAAGCGCCTCGAGCCCCTCAAGCTTCTCCTCTGAATCCGCCACAATGACCTTTCCGCATTCAGATATCATAACTCCGTTTTCCCGGCAGAAATCCCTCATCAGCCGGTTTCCCTCAATGCAGTACCTTGCCTTCAGAGAATCGGGCGTATAATAGATCCCGGCATGCAGAACACCGCTGTTCCGACCGCTTGAGTGCACTCCGAGATTCTTTTCCTTTTCCAAAATAAGGATGTTCTTGCAGCCGCGCAGAAGAAGTTCGTTTGTAATGGCGAGACCCACAATTCCTCCCCCAATGACAAGAAAATCGCAGCTTTTTTCCATTGCTACAGCCCTTATAACCCGTTTTCTGGCAAACCGACGGTAAATCAGGTAAAATATCGGTTTTGTATAACTTAATAAAATGAGCAAGAAATTTAAAGCAGGACAGAACGCCGTGTATCCAGTGCATGGGGTGGTTGAGGTTCAGGGAGTCGAAGAAAAAGAGATACTCGGTTCGAGAAAAGCCTTTTACGTGCTCAACGTTCTTGAGAGCAACGTGAAGCTTATGGTTCCCACGGACAACATCAACTCCGTGGGGTTAAGACCCGTAGTGGCTAGAAAGGAAGTAAAGAAAATCCTTGACATACTGAAGGAAGAAAACGGCGAGATACCCAAGCTGGGCGTACAGAGCTGGAACAAAAGGTACAAGGAATACGCAGACAAGGTTAAAAGCGGCGACATATACGAAATAGCGCGGGTGTTAAGAGACATACACCACCTCAAGAAGGTAAAAAACCTCTCTTTCGGTGAGAAAAGAATAATGGAAAACGCTCTCTCCCACGTCGTTAAGGAACTTTCCATAGCGCTTCGGAAAAAAGAGGGAGAAGTAAGCAGCCAGATAGAGGAGATCTTCTCCTAAAACCATTCACTCAAGGATATCCCTTCCGTCAACGCCCTCGGGAATATCCAGTCCCATATAACGGACAATACTAGAGAATATATCCGCGGTCCGCACATAGTCGTACTGTGCTGGTCGGCTTATAAGAATGGGAACCGCCATGTGGTCTCTGTGCAAAGAGCCGTGGGAACCATGATGCTCAGGGTTCTCGTGGGTAGCCCGAAGGTCGTAGCCCGGTTTCGAGCTCACCACCACGTCGCCGGTGCGAGGCGATTCGAAGAGCTGTAGAATCTGGAGGGGAGCATCGGGGTAATCAGAATCGATCGTGAGTCGAAGCGACTCCGATGCGTCCATCTTCTTCGAGGAAAAACCGTAGCCGAGAGGGTCGCCCGAAACACTTCGGTAGCAGATAAGCCCTTCATCATCGATGTTCACCAAAGCCTCTCCCCTGGGATTTATTATTTTCACCTCTCCTCCAGCCCCGCCAGTTCTGGCGCAGACAATGTCCACTTCCGGTCGGTTGGAAAGCTCATCCACTATATCCGTTATCTCTTCACAGAAGGTATGTCTTTTCCACCCATCGGAATTTTTAAAATAGTAATGGGCCATGGAGTTTCCCGAAACCATGACGGATGAATCAGCGTCTAGGAAATGCCTAAACACGTTGGTGTAATAAAGCGGCTTTAAACCCCGTCTGCGAAGAAAACCCAGAGAATCGAAATGAGAATGCGTAGATGTAAGACCGTGGTCGCTTCCCACGACAAAAAGCGTATCGTCAAGTTCACCTTGCTCGGCGATCCTCTCCGCAACCATCCCAACGTACCGGTCAAGCCTTCTGTAGGATTCCATAACCTTGCGGTGAAACGGATGGTAGCGGTGGGAGTAGGCATCTGCCGCGGTGAAAACACAGAAAACAAAGCGCGGAGAATCCTTAAGAGAGTCAAGTAGAATTCTTCCCGCTCCCTCTTCAACGTCGTCGCTTCTGTCCGTGAAGTGGCTTTTTACAACTAGGTAATACTTAAGATACTTGGTCTTGTTGTTCCCCGAGGGACTTATATCCCTGGTTATCTCGTTTAGGATGCTTACGCTCCCTGGAACCAGGCCGAAAAGCGTCGGGGAGCTGCACTCTATGTCCCGATTGATAAGAGACGCCTGGGGACCCGCATAGCTTCTGAATCTTCGCAGGGAAAACGGGGTCTTATCGTAATACCTTCTGTCAAACCACCTTATGCCGGGGAGGTTGCACCTCCCCGGGAACTTGCCAAGAAGGTACGGAGTATAAGCCGGCCCCGTTGTCGAGGGAAAAACCGTGATTCCCCTGAGAAATTTCCCCGGCTCTACGACATACTTCTGTATATTCTCAAGATCGCCTCTTTTGAAAAGTTCAGCAAAGACATCCAGCCTCGTACCATCGGCAAGAAAAAAAATGCATTTCCTTTTATCCATCAGGCGCTTCCCAGGAAATATTTGTTATAAACTCCCCTGATATCTCCAGTCACGCGTGCGTATTCTGACCTGAGAAAATCCCCCTCTCCACCGGAACCACCGAACTCAGGCGCCATTCGGTCAAAATCGCGCCGCGTGATTTCGTTTTTGGTCCTGTCGTTGAAAAGACTCAGCAGATTTCCCATTTTTCTTAAAAACAGATAGCCCTCGCTAAGCGTCAGAGCCTCGCCACTTTTAATTAACCCGGCCCTGTAGAGTGCCCCGATAGCCTCCATGGTGTTTGCCGTTCTTAGCTCGGGGTTTGCAGGACCATGGGCAAGCTGAAGCATCTGGACGAGGAACTCAACGTCAACCAATCCCCCCCTTCCCGTCTTCAGGTTAAACTTGGATTCCGTCTCGTTGGCGAGTTCTTTTTCGACCCTCCCGCGCAACCTGTGGATTTCCTTGCGAAAATCCGGAGCGAGCTCTTTCGCATAAACGAAATTCTCTATGACTTTCATTACCTTCTCGCCGAGCGCTCGGTTTCCCGCAACGGCGCGGGCTTTTACAAGAGCCTGTCTCTCCCAGATATGAGCGCTTGATTCATGGTACTCCTCAAAGGCCTCAAGCGAGGCAACGAGGGCACCCGAGTTTCCCGACGGGCGCAGCTCCACATCCACCTTGTAACAGAAGCTCTCGGAAGTGTAAACCGAAAGATTGGATATGAACCTCTGACCATACTTTGAGAAAAGCTCATGATCATCTCCTTCGTAAATGAAGATTATGTCGAGATCGGAAGTGTAGCTCATTTCCCTGCCTCCAAGTTTTC comes from the Candidatus Dadabacteria bacterium genome and includes:
- the lhgO gene encoding L-2-hydroxyglutarate oxidase, coding for MEKSCDFLVIGGGIVGLAITNELLLRGCKNILILEKEKNLGVHSSGRNSGVLHAGIYYTPDSLKARYCIEGNRLMRDFCRENGVMISECGKVIVADSEEKLEGLEALQQRAQRNGVESYLIDEKELAEIEPHAATFEKAIYSPATSVFDPLGVLEALYSKVTGTGEARVLFDTAFTGKKEEQVATTSGGNISYGKLINAAGLHADVVARHFGVGLMYRSIPFMGSYRELTKKSSYLVRGNIYPVPDPRMPFLGVHFTRSTSGRVFIGPTAVPVLGRESYGFLEDLGLESFRFLYRNASMFISDNGFRANAFSEAKKYLGRHFYSEARKLVPRLSPRDLISSAKIGIRSQLVDWKEKKLVMDYVVCTEGNSFHVLNAISPAFTSSMSFAKYVADILLEEEAR
- a CDS encoding CarD family transcriptional regulator, which produces MSKKFKAGQNAVYPVHGVVEVQGVEEKEILGSRKAFYVLNVLESNVKLMVPTDNINSVGLRPVVARKEVKKILDILKEENGEIPKLGVQSWNKRYKEYADKVKSGDIYEIARVLRDIHHLKKVKNLSFGEKRIMENALSHVVKELSIALRKKEGEVSSQIEEIFS
- a CDS encoding alkaline phosphatase family protein, which encodes MDKRKCIFFLADGTRLDVFAELFKRGDLENIQKYVVEPGKFLRGITVFPSTTGPAYTPYLLGKFPGRCNLPGIRWFDRRYYDKTPFSLRRFRSYAGPQASLINRDIECSSPTLFGLVPGSVSILNEITRDISPSGNNKTKYLKYYLVVKSHFTDRSDDVEEGAGRILLDSLKDSPRFVFCVFTAADAYSHRYHPFHRKVMESYRRLDRYVGMVAERIAEQGELDDTLFVVGSDHGLTSTHSHFDSLGFLRRRGLKPLYYTNVFRHFLDADSSVMVSGNSMAHYYFKNSDGWKRHTFCEEITDIVDELSNRPEVDIVCARTGGAGGEVKIINPRGEALVNIDDEGLICYRSVSGDPLGYGFSSKKMDASESLRLTIDSDYPDAPLQILQLFESPRTGDVVVSSKPGYDLRATHENPEHHGSHGSLHRDHMAVPILISRPAQYDYVRTADIFSSIVRYMGLDIPEGVDGRDILE